From one Pedobacter faecalis genomic stretch:
- the purL gene encoding phosphoribosylformylglycinamidine synthase, with protein sequence MIYFFLSQSDTVYALQTERELTSIDINKLEWLFGGASVQKESQLEGYFVGPRAAMITPWSTNAVEITQNMDISGIIRIEEFKKVGQGFADFDPMLSQKYEGLDQEIYTINIQPEPVIDITDIAAYNKQEGLSLSDEEVEYLNDLSARLGRPLTDSEVFGFSQVNSEHCRHKIFNGRFIIDGEEKPVSLFKLIRKTSEENPNDIVSAYKDNVAFIKGPVVQQFAPRRADVPDYYATSEFESVISIKAETHNFPTTVEPFNGAATGSGGEIRDRLAGGQGALPLAGTAVYMTALSRLSDDRPWERGVEERQWLYQTPMDILIKASNGATDFGNKFGQPLITGSVLTFEHEEAGRKLGYDKVIMLAGGVGYGKASQAKKHTPAPGDKIVVLGGENYRIGMGGAAVSSADTGEHGTGIELNAIQRSNPEMQKRAANAVRAMVESDNNTIVSIHDHGAGGHLNCLSELVEETGGKIDLDKLPVGDPTLSAKEIIGNESQERMGLVISQEHIDTLQKIADRERAPMYTVGTVTGDHRFTFESETTGAKPMDLELKDMFGSSPKFIMDDRRVARTYEGLSYDAERFNEYLEQVLQLEAVACKDWLTNKVDRCVGGRVAKQQCAGPLQLPLNNCGVMALDFKGKEGIATSVGHAPLSALIDAAAGSRNAVAESLSNIVWAPLKDGLKSVSLSANWMWACKNEGEDARLYDAVQACSDFAISLGINIPTGKDSLSMKQKYKNDEVIAPGTVIISAGGNCNDITKVVEPVFQKEEGSVYYINLSSDDYKLGGSSFAQILNRIGNETPDVKDAAQFKLAFNAIQQLIKGDFIQAGHDVGSGGLITTLLELCFADRDLGADLDLSAIGEKDLIKLLFAENIGIVFQAALGRETEIEDTLNNEGVSFYKLGRVSNEPVLKITAGAHTLNLDVDHLRDVWFKTSYLLDQKQSGPVKAKERFDNYKHQPLKYSFPAQFDGKKPVIAQDAVRPKAAIIREKGSNSERELANAMYLAGFDVKDVHMTDLISGRETLEDIQFIGAVGGFSNSDVLGSAKGWAGAFLYNEKARIALENFFNRPDTLSVGICNGCQLFIELGLINKNHSEKPKMLHNKSGKHESIFTSLTIQENSSVMLSTLAGSTLGVWVSHGEGRFEMPYQEDQYSIVAKYAYQNYPASPNDSDFNTAMLCDETGRHLVMMPHIERSIFQWHWANYPKGRKDEVSPWMEAFVNARKWIEARQK encoded by the coding sequence ATGATTTATTTCTTTCTGAGTCAGTCCGACACCGTTTACGCTTTACAAACAGAACGGGAACTTACCTCCATTGATATCAACAAACTTGAATGGCTTTTTGGCGGAGCCAGTGTACAAAAGGAAAGCCAACTGGAGGGCTATTTTGTTGGCCCGAGAGCAGCAATGATCACCCCATGGAGCACGAATGCTGTGGAGATCACTCAGAACATGGATATCAGCGGAATTATCCGGATTGAGGAGTTTAAGAAAGTAGGCCAGGGCTTTGCGGATTTTGACCCTATGCTCTCACAGAAATATGAGGGACTGGATCAGGAGATCTATACCATTAATATACAACCTGAGCCTGTGATTGACATCACCGATATCGCGGCTTACAACAAGCAGGAAGGCCTCTCGCTGAGTGATGAGGAGGTGGAATACCTGAATGACCTCTCGGCACGTCTTGGGCGACCGCTGACTGACTCTGAGGTATTCGGATTCTCTCAGGTGAACTCTGAACACTGCCGCCATAAAATATTCAACGGCAGGTTTATCATTGACGGTGAAGAGAAGCCTGTTTCACTTTTCAAGCTCATCCGTAAAACTTCAGAGGAGAACCCGAACGATATCGTATCGGCTTATAAAGACAATGTGGCTTTTATTAAAGGCCCGGTAGTGCAGCAGTTTGCGCCCAGAAGGGCTGATGTGCCCGATTATTACGCGACAAGCGAATTTGAGTCGGTTATATCCATAAAGGCGGAAACGCACAACTTCCCAACTACGGTTGAGCCTTTTAACGGCGCGGCTACCGGATCGGGTGGTGAGATACGGGACAGGCTGGCCGGCGGGCAGGGTGCTTTACCTTTGGCCGGTACTGCGGTGTATATGACGGCGCTATCGAGGCTTAGCGACGATCGCCCTTGGGAGCGTGGCGTTGAAGAAAGACAGTGGCTGTATCAAACGCCAATGGATATTCTGATCAAGGCTTCAAATGGTGCTACCGACTTTGGAAATAAGTTCGGTCAGCCCCTGATTACGGGCTCGGTGCTGACTTTCGAACATGAGGAAGCTGGCCGTAAACTTGGCTATGATAAAGTAATTATGCTGGCTGGCGGCGTTGGATACGGCAAAGCAAGTCAGGCTAAAAAACATACGCCGGCACCGGGCGACAAAATTGTTGTGCTTGGCGGCGAAAACTACCGTATTGGTATGGGTGGCGCGGCGGTATCCTCTGCAGATACTGGCGAGCATGGAACCGGCATTGAGCTGAACGCTATACAGCGTTCGAACCCGGAAATGCAGAAACGTGCGGCCAATGCGGTTAGGGCTATGGTAGAAAGTGATAACAATACGATCGTTTCTATCCATGATCATGGTGCGGGTGGGCACTTAAACTGTCTTTCTGAACTGGTGGAAGAGACTGGCGGAAAGATTGATCTGGATAAGCTGCCGGTGGGCGACCCTACCCTTTCGGCTAAAGAGATCATCGGCAACGAATCTCAGGAGCGTATGGGACTGGTGATCAGCCAGGAGCATATAGACACGCTGCAAAAAATCGCCGACCGTGAGCGTGCCCCGATGTATACTGTGGGTACGGTTACGGGAGATCATCGTTTCACGTTTGAATCGGAAACCACTGGCGCGAAGCCAATGGATCTCGAATTAAAAGATATGTTTGGCAGCTCGCCTAAGTTTATCATGGACGACCGGAGAGTGGCTAGAACTTATGAGGGCCTGTCGTACGACGCAGAAAGATTCAACGAATACCTGGAGCAGGTGCTGCAACTTGAAGCTGTGGCATGTAAGGATTGGCTGACCAATAAGGTAGATCGTTGTGTGGGCGGCCGGGTGGCCAAACAGCAGTGCGCCGGTCCCTTGCAACTGCCGTTAAACAACTGCGGTGTAATGGCCCTGGATTTTAAAGGTAAAGAGGGTATTGCGACTTCAGTTGGCCATGCGCCTCTTTCAGCGCTGATCGATGCCGCAGCAGGAAGCCGAAACGCGGTGGCTGAATCTTTGTCTAACATTGTTTGGGCACCTTTGAAAGATGGCCTGAAAAGCGTATCGCTTTCGGCAAATTGGATGTGGGCTTGTAAAAACGAGGGCGAGGACGCACGCTTATATGATGCAGTGCAGGCTTGTTCTGACTTTGCAATTAGCCTGGGAATCAACATCCCTACCGGGAAGGATTCACTCTCAATGAAGCAGAAATACAAGAATGACGAGGTTATTGCACCAGGAACCGTAATCATTTCTGCCGGCGGAAATTGTAATGACATCACCAAGGTAGTGGAGCCGGTGTTCCAGAAAGAGGAAGGGTCGGTTTATTATATCAACCTTTCGTCTGACGACTACAAACTAGGCGGTTCTTCTTTTGCCCAGATTTTGAACAGGATTGGCAATGAAACGCCTGACGTAAAGGACGCGGCACAATTTAAACTGGCCTTCAATGCGATACAACAACTTATTAAAGGCGACTTCATACAGGCTGGTCACGATGTAGGCAGTGGTGGTCTGATCACTACCCTGCTGGAACTTTGCTTTGCCGACCGTGATCTGGGTGCTGATCTGGACCTTTCTGCGATTGGTGAGAAAGACCTGATCAAGCTGTTGTTTGCTGAGAACATAGGTATTGTTTTCCAGGCCGCATTGGGCAGGGAGACAGAAATTGAAGACACGTTAAATAATGAAGGCGTAAGCTTTTATAAACTAGGCAGGGTAAGCAACGAGCCGGTACTTAAGATCACTGCAGGTGCACATACGCTGAATCTGGATGTGGATCATCTGCGGGATGTGTGGTTTAAAACTTCATACCTGCTTGATCAAAAACAGAGCGGCCCAGTAAAAGCGAAAGAGCGTTTCGACAATTATAAACATCAGCCGCTTAAATATAGCTTCCCGGCACAGTTTGACGGTAAAAAACCAGTTATTGCTCAGGATGCTGTGCGACCTAAGGCGGCAATCATCCGCGAGAAAGGCAGCAACTCTGAGAGGGAGCTTGCTAACGCGATGTACCTGGCTGGCTTTGATGTAAAAGATGTGCATATGACCGACCTGATTTCAGGCAGGGAAACGCTGGAAGACATTCAGTTTATCGGTGCTGTTGGAGGTTTCTCCAACTCTGATGTACTTGGATCTGCGAAGGGCTGGGCTGGTGCGTTCCTGTATAATGAGAAGGCACGGATTGCACTGGAAAACTTCTTCAATCGCCCGGATACACTATCGGTTGGTATTTGTAATGGCTGTCAGTTGTTTATAGAACTTGGCCTGATCAACAAAAACCACTCGGAAAAACCAAAGATGCTGCACAATAAGAGTGGCAAACACGAAAGTATCTTTACTTCGCTTACAATTCAGGAAAACAGCTCTGTGATGCTGTCGACACTCGCCGGCAGTACATTAGGTGTTTGGGTGTCGCATGGAGAGGGAAGATTTGAGATGCCTTACCAGGAAGATCAATATTCCATTGTGGCCAAGTACGCTTACCAGAACTATCCGGCAAGTCCGAACGACTCTGACTTCAATACAGCGATGCTGTGTGATGAGACTGGCCGCCATCTGGTGATGATGCCGCACATTGAGCGTTCTATATTCCAGTGGCACTGGGCTAACTACCCTAAAGGCCGCAAAGATGAGGTATCACCGTGGATGGAAGCTTTTGTTAATGCACGCAAATGGATTGAAGCCCGACAGAAATAA
- a CDS encoding RagB/SusD family nutrient uptake outer membrane protein — MFTRSAQLWFIMLVIPCMLSCSNNWLNEKPDEFLTVPGTVADYQALLDNVTLLNNAQPGLGEVASGDFHISYDSWQSLFSRQERSAYIWESTDRFYGGEQNTDWAASYKQILTHNIVLEGLQKLKARHAADPEWRNVFGSALFFRSFSLYNLSQLFCKGYTDETADREPGLPLRLSADVDAHIGRSTLRQTYHQITGDLKQAIPYLGTSPKVKTRPSKQAAYALLARVYLSLEDYDRAAVYADSALQIQHGLLNYAALKAGSYPLPRFNEEVIFHASTTYGAFNASRLLVDPDLFAQYEEADLRRTLFFVSARNGFTFRGSYSGDKNLFCGLATDEMYLIRSECYARAGRYKDAIADLSLLLKSRWRGAHREIRVDDAVLPLILKERRKELVFRCLRWSDLRRLNRDERFATTLVRTMNNTTYRLLPNDKRYVFPIDEEEIRLSGIAQNDR, encoded by the coding sequence ATGTTTACACGCAGCGCACAGTTATGGTTCATTATGCTGGTTATCCCCTGCATGTTGTCGTGCAGCAACAACTGGCTCAATGAGAAGCCAGATGAGTTTCTGACAGTTCCCGGAACAGTGGCCGATTATCAGGCTTTGCTTGACAACGTGACGCTGCTGAACAACGCGCAGCCGGGTTTAGGGGAAGTGGCTTCGGGCGATTTCCACATTTCATACGATTCCTGGCAATCTTTGTTTTCACGCCAGGAGCGGTCGGCCTATATCTGGGAGTCCACCGATCGGTTCTACGGCGGTGAGCAAAATACCGACTGGGCTGCGTCGTACAAGCAAATTCTTACGCATAATATTGTGCTCGAAGGGCTGCAAAAACTCAAGGCCAGACATGCTGCCGATCCCGAATGGAGGAATGTATTCGGGAGCGCCTTGTTCTTTCGATCGTTCAGTCTGTACAACCTTTCACAGCTTTTTTGTAAGGGATACACCGATGAAACAGCCGATCGCGAGCCGGGGCTGCCCTTGCGGCTCAGCGCTGATGTTGACGCACATATCGGGCGGTCGACACTCCGCCAAACCTACCATCAAATCACCGGTGATCTTAAACAGGCCATTCCGTATCTTGGCACAAGCCCAAAGGTTAAAACCAGACCATCAAAGCAGGCGGCTTACGCCTTGCTGGCCAGGGTGTATCTGAGCTTGGAAGACTACGATCGGGCTGCCGTCTATGCCGACTCTGCATTGCAAATACAGCACGGCCTACTTAACTATGCTGCCTTAAAAGCCGGTTCATATCCCTTGCCGCGCTTCAACGAGGAGGTGATCTTTCACGCAAGTACTACTTACGGAGCATTCAACGCGTCCCGGCTGCTGGTCGACCCCGATTTATTTGCGCAGTATGAGGAGGCGGATCTGCGGCGTACACTCTTCTTTGTCTCGGCCAGAAACGGTTTCACCTTCAGGGGAAGCTATTCAGGAGATAAAAATCTGTTCTGCGGCCTGGCTACGGACGAGATGTATCTCATACGTTCCGAGTGTTACGCTCGGGCAGGCAGATATAAAGACGCCATTGCCGACCTGAGCCTTCTGTTAAAGTCACGCTGGCGCGGTGCCCATAGGGAGATACGGGTAGATGATGCGGTTTTGCCATTGATTCTTAAGGAGAGAAGAAAGGAGCTGGTGTTCAGATGCCTGCGCTGGAGCGATCTCAGGAGACTGAACCGCGACGAGCGCTTTGCCACAACCTTGGTCAGGACCATGAATAACACCACTTATCGTTTATTACCAAACGATAAGCGGTATGTCTTTCCCATAGACGAAGAGGAGATCCGCTTAAGCGGAATAGCTCAGAACGACAGATAA